The Dreissena polymorpha isolate Duluth1 chromosome 4, UMN_Dpol_1.0, whole genome shotgun sequence region AAATCAATTTACTGGGGGCAAATATATTCAATAAGAGCGTTTcaacttattttcaaaatgtatggCTATTAAACTTTAATTAACGGTGGATAAATGTCAGACTTGTAAACCGTACTGGCACAAACTACAGCCTTCAATTGTTTCTTATACCTATAACATATGGAGTATACATCATAAGATTAGTGACTATATTGATGACAGTCTACCATGGTTATAAATCAATCTACAAAACTGTGAAaccaggctattctgggacactACTTACTGGCatgaaaccccattttcccagagatgGGCCCAAACATTTTAcctaatttttttatttccaattaCTTTAAACCAGATGTTTATGAAAATGAATAGCACGTTAACACACTGTGAAAAAATACCAAAAAGTTCATGCTTGGAAGGCACATAGAAATGGAATGTCTTTACTTTTAATACATGGAAAATATAGGGATTTATTTGAAAGTTGAttgaacacaattttaatattaatttaactGTTACCATAGCATACATTTTTAAGAAACGCAATGGAATGTTGCACAATAATGATATGATTGGCTTTTGtagcattaaaaatataaaaaaaactctgtACAAAAAAGAAATAAGACTATCAGCTCCTTTGAACAAAACAATTCCATTTAAATGAGGGGAACGGTAGAATGAATAGATGAAATTACTAtccattaaaaaatcattttaggCGAGTATTTTAATCTAGAATATATTCTGAAAATTAATTCTAGAATAATTAGCATGCAAAGGACCAAAATCAAATAagcaatttaaacattttataagaaaaaaaaaatacatgcaaaataacaaGTTTTTTGCATATGAAATAAAAAGTTCAGTACAAAAATATTCATACTGTGTACCAATCACCTTTAAATTATGATTTCTGTACAACACATTTCACATAATATCATATTTATCATATCGTAATGATATCAAAAGCCCTTAAAATGCACTTTGACATTaattatttgggggggggggcttctGCTAACGTTAATTACTTCAGTGTAATATCCCCATAAAGAAATCTTTTTTTGACTACAAATTTAATGCCCAATGTAGGCTTTTTCTCCCTATTAAAAATCATCTCTTTTACAATTGtaaatgtttaatacatatttaGATAATATATCGCTATAGTCATATGAAATGGAATGTTCATTAAAAGTGATATGCAAATACTGAGTAAAGAAGTATAAAAAATAGTtcttatattaattaacaaatacatataaCTTCACTTGACCGTACAAGCATGACTGAATAACCAGTTTTCAgattgtaaaaaaacattaaccaataaacTAAAACACAGAATACTTGAAATGATTTGCAGATTTAGCACAATATGTGAGAAACatcaatatatctatatatatgtcAAATTTGACTCGTATTTCGTCCATGGATTTTGTAGACAAATTTGACTCATATTTCGTACATGGATTTTGTAGACATTCTTTAACACAACACACGCATGTAATTAACATGCTTACAATTCAACAATAGTGAatagtatttattttacaaattgttCCCACATTAATGATAACAAATTATTTCACACAGTCAAGACTCAGCCGTGAGGGAGATGTGGGACACACAGaggatatttgttgtttttggtggaatatcgatttaattcattagtgatcatagaaaatgatatgcaccacttgtgaaaatatatttttctatgatcacatgTGAATTCCACcaaatcaaacattttttcttatatgctTTCAAAcgattatttttgtatatttgccATTCCGAACAATATAATTCCCCTTTGTGCGCCCtgaaatgttattacatgtatgttcaagggaagcttGTTTTTATAAACTTCAATGCAGAGTAATCACCCTTGGTAACATTGGGGGGGTCATCATGGGGAAACCAAAAATatctaaaaatatgttatttttcactgtttgaattagtaaaatatcagtattaattcactaaTATTACTCTATAAACcatcagaaagcataaaataaaacttctTCCTTAAAATTTGATTTTGGCGGAGCCCTGACACACACATGTAGTTTTGATGCTTGAATGAAATCTTAAAATAGTAGTTTGTTCACAATCAATCACAATCttaaaatgattaattttacaaataacagATAACATTATGTAAAGAGAAATTCTCCATTAACAGTACACTTTATATTTAGCACAAAACACTCCAGACAGAATGATATGAATTAGGCACAGTAATACATAATCATAAAATGCcctgtgtttatgaacatatttaGATTGAAAAAATGTGGATGACATTGTGTTGCTTTTTACTAAACTTGACTATGTagtatgtaattttaattttaaaaaaagagcCTGAACAAGACTTTATCACAAAAGTGGCTCACTGATGGAATGTTAATAATTTTAGTTTCATCAGAAAACGTCTCATATACTAAGAGCACAAACTTTCTTTTGTTTCCAGACAGCAGTGCCAGCCTCCTGCTTCTCATTATCAAGCATTAATTTAACCTTAATTATTTGAGCTAAAATGCGTTGAAAGCCTAATGCTTactgaaatgctctcgagtcggTTTCCTGGGTGGAGCCAGTACTTAAATGTCTTTGAATGAGATAAAAAGAATGCTCTCACAGTGGGGatggaacccatgacctcccggtcgctaggcggacatcatatccactatgccacagctaCCTTGGTAAGAATTAGCAGAGGAAAGTTCAGAATTTTAGAATATCTAAAATTGATATCGCATTTTCATATCCTATcataatcaatcaatcaatcgcTGATGGGAAACAAAATCTTTTTTGTACTCTGACAGGGCaaaattttttaatttcaatagttCAATTTGTTCAGCTTCATCTATAAAGGTTCTTGTATTCTAGTGAGGgaatacaaaatgtttttgtacTCTGACAGcacaaactttaaacaagagcaccgccttgcgggtgcagaccgctcatctattttctttttaaaggtgaagggactctcattttcaatcacaaaggagggaggagtggagtgaagaggggtgtatagtgtggggttgtggacatttattacattatcttccaaaaaagcgaaaaaaaaaaaaaaaaaaaaatcgggggggggggggggggggttgggggggggcgatgggaggggggggggggttgggtgcgatggttggacggtatttcaaacataacagtttaaaaaaaaaaaatgggagggggggggggtatagtgtgagggtgtggtggtaatttgtgagatgatgttaaaaaaaaaaaaaaaaaaaaaaaaaattggggggggggggggggggggggggggggggtggggtgggggggtatagtgtgagggtgtggtggtcatttgtgagatgatcttaaaaaaaaaaaaaaaaaaaaaaaaatagggggggggaggggggaggggggggggggaggggggaggggggggagagggcacgggggatggtttgggtggagtctattgtggtatgtcaggtaagagtagtttcatcaaagtatcaatcaaatctaatcataaataaagaagttatggcaattttagcaaaatttaataatttgaccttgagagtcaaggtaattcaaaggtcaaagtaaaattcaagttgccaggtacagtaacctcataatagcatgtaagtatttgaagtttgaaagcaatagccttgatacttaagaagtaaagtggatcgaaacacaaaatttaaccatatattaaaagttactaagtcaaaaaagggccataattccgtaacaatgacaaccagagttataaaacttgtccttttacagtacccttatgatagtttgtgagtgttccaagtatgaaagcaatatctatgttacttttggggtaaagtggaccaaaacataaatcttaaccaaattttcaattttctaagtataaagggcccataattccgtccaaatgccagtcagagttacataactttgcctgcacggtccccttatgatagttcataaatcttgcaagtatgaaagcaatagctttgatactgtaggaataaagtggacctaaacacaaaacttaatcaaattttcaattttctaagtataaaaagggcacataattctgtcaaaatgccagtcagagttacattactttgcctgcacagtccccttatgatagttagtaagtgttgcaagtatgaaagcaatagctttgatgcttaaggaataaaatggacctaaacacaaaacttaaccaaaattgtcaattttctaagtataaaaagggcacataattctgtcaaaatgcatgccagagttatctaactttgcctgcccagtcccctcatgatagtaagtaagtgtaccaagtttgaatgcaatagcattgatacttactgagaaaagtggaactaaacgcaaaacttaaccaaaattttcaattttttaagtataaaaagggcacataattctgtcaaaatgcacgccagagttatctaactttgcctgcccagtcccctcatgatagtaagtaagtgtaccaagtttgaatgcaatagcattgatactttctgagaaaagtggacctaaacgcaaaacttaaccggacgccgacgccaacgccaacgccgacgccaaggtgatgacaatagctcataattttttttcaaaaaatagatgagctaaaaatggatttTTAATAGTTCGCGATTTCAGTTTCatctaaaaatgttcttgtattCTAAAAGCACAAACTCCACAATTTGGCTCTGGTAGACTAAGCTAGTGGCCAGTTGCATAGATGTTGTTTGCGGGTCAGGCCATATCAACGTTGGCCCGAAAACTATGGCGAGTTGATGAGCAGCCATCTTGTTTTCCTTTTGTAAATCCATGACACTGAAACAGAATGGAAAGAGTTTTATCATAGACTTGACAAACGTCCCACCACCATTGGTAATTTTGTCACAGAAGTGACAAACGTCCCACCGCCTTTATTCATTTTGTCACAGACTCGACAGACATCCCAACACCATTTTTCATTCTGTCACAGAAGTGACAAACATCTTACCACCAATGTTCATTTTGTCACAGACTTGACAAATATCCCACCACCTTTAATCCACAGACATGACCAACATCCCATCACCGTTTATCAACAGAGGTATGAGGACACATTACTCAGGAATGCGTAAATTACTGGGCCAGAAAACAGTATCTTGCACACCAACACTTCATGGTGATGGCATATTACAACTTTAGCACTACAAAAATGCTTAAGTACTTTgttccaaaaatattttttacattaagGGACAAACAGTTTGACAGAAAGCTGACTGAAAGAGTGACTTCTTTGTAGTACTATTTGTTTATAAtgcatgtataaaatatgtatcaCGTTAAAATAAAGAGGTATTTAAAATTCTTAATGACACAAATGTGGAATAATTCAGCAATTATATTTGTAGTAAGTTAAAGGGTATTTCAAACAAAACAGCTGTTTTTATTGGTTGATCTTGAAAGTACAGAAAAGGAATGTGAACCCCAAAATTATTAGTTAGACATTAATTTTTTGTGGATTTTTGTTGGGTACCCTAAAccacaaaataaaatgttcaacaaaCCTTAATATCTGAAATTTTCTTTTAATCCTCCAAATTTCATGtcagtaaaacataaataatggtACAACAATTGTAAAAGTAATAGAAAACCTGATAAAAAATGTTGCCATATTAGGTGACACTCAATGTTACGCTTTagtctttgttaaagttttgcatTGCCAAATTAGTTTCACTTCCACTGTCAGTAGTAGACAAACTTCTCCCTCCAGTGTTTTGGGGTTGATTTTTTTTAccatatttttttcccaaatgccTGCCTGATATTACCACTTTACTAAAAAtccaaaatatttcatttatgccCTAGCCACctgaataaatataaaattgaaaacacttattttcaattaaaaccaAATTGATAACAAAGAGACACCAATTTCACAATTTTTGTCAACATGACGCGATCTTACCAATCAAAAGGGCTTTGCGCAagtcccaaaatggtgaaaaaaaacactgccctCACTTACTTGCAGAAATGTTTGAAGAGGGCCTTGATGGTGTCATAGTTGTGTCTAGGAAGCTCGTCCATGACAGACTTGATCTGTTTAAATCTCTCAGCTGCCTTCTCGGACACTGAAAATCAAGACTACATTCAGATTTGATATGTCTTCACCTATTAGCTACCTTGTGGGACACTGACAATCAAGGCTACAGTCAGACAAGATATGCCTTATTTTCAGCTGCCTTTTATGACATTGAAAATCAAGATTTGATCTCTCAGACACTAAAAATCAAGACACAAGTAAGACTAGATATGCCAAAATGTATCAGCTGCCTTGTCAGACACTGAAAATCAAGACATAAGTCAGAATTATATGCAGTCAGACCTGTATATCACCCATTTGATCTACTATTATCTCCCTGCTGCTTGTCAAACATTGACAATCAAGACTCCGTTTAGACCTACATATCATACTAGATTTGATTTATCAGCTGCCTTGTCAGACACTGAAAATGAGGACTTATATCTTATAAATCTCTCAGCTTCCTTGTAAGACACTGAAAATGAGGACTTATGTCTTATAAATCGCTCAGCTTCCTTGTAAGACACTGAAAATGAGGACTTATGTCTTATAAATCTCTCAGCTTCCTTGTCAGACACTGAAAATGAGGACTTATGTCTTATAAATCTCTCAGCTTCCTTGTCAGACACTGAAAATGACGACTTTTGTCTTATAAATCTCTCAGCTTCCTTGTAAGACACTGAAAATGATGACTTATGTCTTTTATATCTCTCAGCTTCCTTGTCAGACACTGAAAATAATGACTTATGTCTTATAAATCTCTCAGCTTCCTTGTCAGACACTGAAAATGAGGACTTATGTCTTATAAATCTCTCAGCTTCCTTGTCAGACACTGAAAATGATGACTTATGTCTTATAAATCTCTCAGCTTCCTTGTCAGACACTGAAAATGAGGACTTGTGTCTTATAAATCTCTCAGCTTCCTTGTCAGACACTGAAAATGAGGACTTATGTCTTATAAATCTCTCAGCTTCCTTGTCAGACACTGAAAATGAGGACTTATGTCTTATAAATCTCTCAGCTTCCTTGTCAGACACTGAAAATGATGACTTATGTCTTATAAATCTCTCAGCTTCCTTGTCAGACACTGAAAATGATGACTTATTTCTTATAAATCTCTCAGCTTCCTTGTCAGACACTGAAAATGAGGACTTATGTCTTATTAATCTCTCAGCTTCCTTGTCAGACACTGAAAATGAGGATTTATGTCTTAAAAATCTCTCAGCTTCCTTGTCAGACACTGAAAATGATGACTTATGTCTTATTAATCTCTCAGCTTCCTTGTCAGACACTGAAAATGATGACTTATGTCTTATAAATCTCTCAGCTTCCTTGTCAGACACTAAAAATGATGACTTATGTCTTATAAATCTCTCAGCTTCCTTGTCAGACACTGAAAATGAGGACTTATGTCTTATAAATCTCTCAGCTTCCTTGTCAGACACTGAAAATGAGGACTTATGTCTTATAAATCTCTCAGCTTCCTTGTCAGACACTGAAAATGAGGACTTATGTCTTATAAATCTCTCAGCTTCCTTGTCAGACACTGAAAATGAGGACTTATGTCTTATAAATCTCTCAGCTTCCTTGTCAGACACTGAAAATGATGACTTATGTCTTATAAATCTCTCAGCTTCCTTGTCAGACACTGAAAATGATGACTTATGTCTTATAAATCTCTCAGCTTCCTTGTCAGACACTGAAAATGATGACTTATGTCTTATAAATCTCTCAGCTTCCTTGTCAGACACTGAAAATGAGGATTTATGTCTTAAGAATCTCTCAGCTTCCTTGTCAGACACTGAAAATGATGACTTATGTCTTATTAATCTCTCAGCTTCCTTGTCAGACACTGAAAATGAGGACTTATGTCTTATAAATCTCTCAGCTTCCTTGTCAGACACTGAAAATGATGACTTATGTCTTATAAATCTCTCAGCTTCCTTGTCAGACACTGAAAATGAGGACTTATGTCTTATAAATCTCTCAGCTTCCTTGTCAGACACTGAAAATGAGGATTTATGTCTTAAAAATCTCTCAGCTTCCTTGTCAGACACTGAAAATGATGACTTATGTCTTATTAATCTCTCAGCTTCCTTGTCAGACACTGAAAATGAGGACTTATGTCTTATAAATCTCTCAGCTTCCTTGTCAGACACTGAAAATGAGGACCTATGTCTTATAAATCTCTCAGCTTCCTTATCAGACACTGAAAATGAGGACTTATGTCTTATAAATCTCTCAGCTTCCTTGTCAGACACTGAAAATGAGGACTTATGTCTTATAAATCTCTCAGCTTCCTTGTCAGACACTGAAAATGATGACTTATGTCTTATAAATCTCTCAGCTTCCTTGTCAGACACTGAAAATGATGACTTATGTCTTATAAATCTCTCAGCTTCCTTGTCAGACACTGGAAATCAAGACTGCAATCAGACCTGCATATCATGCTGAGCTTGATCTTGTCACACCTTAAAACTCAAGACTACAGACATACTAGATTTGTGGAAATCTCTCAGCTGCCTATTCAGACACTGAAAATCAAGGCTAGGGTAAGACTTTATCTGTCGTTACCACAGATAATTTGTCAGACACTGAAAGTCAAGACTACATACAGAACTACAGACTTGAAATTGTTCTATCTCGCAGCTGCCTTTCCAGACATCGAAAGTCAAGACTAAAGTCATTACATTAATATTATACTGGTCTTGAAAATATGTATCCAGTTTTCACTGTACTCATGTATACCATAAGGTAAAATTTCTAAATACCTTTACAGGCATTTGTACTTGAAATTTTTAAAACTAGaatacatttacaaattaactGTACTGTTACGAAATCCCATTCATGCAACATGCCAGCTATTTTAACTTTTACAAATAACAGATTACATTAATTGTTCAATCTGGATTCATCATGGAAACATTAGTATTATGTACCggtaaatattaattttgtacctgtaaatattaatttgaatactaatataaataacaaatacacaagAACTTAGCCTcactcagggaaaacagggcccAATGCTTGCGTGTAATATCATCTCACAGGGCCTAATGCTTGCGTGTAATATCATCTCACAGGGGCTAATGCTTGCTCGTAATATCATCTCACAGGGCCTAATGCTTGCGTGTAATATCATCTCACAGGGCCTAATGCTTGCGTGTAATATCATCTCACAGGGCCTAATGCTTGCGTGTAATATCATCTCACAGGGCCTAATGCTTGCGTGTAATATCATCTCACAGGGCCTAATGCTTGCATGTAATATCATCTCACAGGGCCTAATGCTTGTGTGTAATATCATCTCACAGGGCCTAATGCTTGCGTGTAATATCATCTCACAGGGGCTAATGCTTGCTCGTAATATCATCTCACAGGGCCTAATGCTTGCGTGTAATATCATCTCACAGGGCCTAATGCTTGCGTGTAATATCATCTCACAGGGCCTAATGCTTGCGTGTAATATCATCTCACAGGGCCTAATGCTTGCGTGAAATATCATCTCACAGGGCCTAATGCTTGCATGTAATATCATCTCACAGGGCCTAATGCTTGCGTGTAATATCATCTCACAGGGCCTAATGCTTGCGTGTAATATCATCTCACAGGGCCTAATGCTTGCGTGTAATATCATCTCACAGGGCCAATGCTTGCGTGTAatatcatctcagattagcctgcacagtctgcacaggctaataagggatgaatGTTTCAGCCTtcactgaatttttgctaagaagagacttcctttaaacaaaaaaatacaacaaaagtgTGTTGTCCCTTATTTGCTTGTGcatctgggatggcacttcaagcagatgcattaaaacccatttaCCCACAGCAAGGCTAAaataacaagaaactgtcggagacgggtgatgctccccaaaggttttttttgtcacaatattgcactatatattcagataaaaggaaacgtcttgaggggcataacttttgataaaataatacgatgaatggttaagcaacttaaaaatttcaaagggccataactctctaaataaatcatctaaccagaacccactaataacatgcgcatctccccaaggtagttaagcttcccataaagcttcattgaagtccagtcagtagttggggagaaacagcccggacaagaattgcactatatgtacagtttatagaaaatttcaaagggccataactctgtgaaaaatcatccgaccataaccggctgataatatgcacatctcctgttggtagcgaaccttcccataaagtttcattgaattcccgtgataagttgctgagaaatagctcagacaagaattgcactctaTGTACAATGGaatatttcaaagggccataactctgtgaaaaatcatccaaccataaccggctgataatatgcacatcaccTGTTGGTAGTGTaccttcccataaagtttcattgaattcccgtaataagttgctgagaaatagctcggacaagaattgcactatatgtacaatagaaaatttcgaagggccataactctgtgaaaaatcatccgaccagaaccggctgataatatgcacatcttctcttggtagtgaagctacccataaagtttcattgaattctggtcattagttgctgagaaataggctggacaagaattgcactatatgtacagataatggaaaatttcaaaggaccataactctgttaaaaatcatccgaccagaactggctgataatatgcacatctcctcttggtagagaagcttcccataaagtttcattgaattccgaccattatttgctgagaaatagctcggccaaaaattgtgcacggacggacacgcggacgcacagacacacagatggacagacgaagcggcgactatatgctccccccaatttttttttgggggggagcataataattgAATTGTTGGTAAACCATTATACTTACAAAACCCCTTAAGGAACTTATCAAACAAGGCGTATGTGAACAAGGGGTCCTTTAGCTCCCTAAAGAACAGTTTTAGGGTTCCACAGAGCACGTGTACATCCCACATCTGGTCATCAAGGTTATATTGTTCACCTGaaaatatttaaccatttacaaCTCAGATACGTATTCATTTgcagtccctaagaaagttaaatataatttaagacctttcttactagattcaagttttaaaggcttcatttccaacatttagatactgatgagcagcaaaaagcatgaaaactgaacagactgtgagttactcgcaggctgttctggttttatgctgtttgcacacagccattttcacttcacttctaagagggaaagggttaataccaTGGTCATTTGttttttctacgaatgttttcaCTTTTGTCATGTTCTTAAAGTATTTTTGTAAGAAGACTTGttgatgattttttattttttcaggaaATTACATCTTATTACTATTTGCAACACAGCTACTCTACAAGAAGTCCATTTGTGGCAAGTTTTTAAATGTTGGCAACATTTTGAGCAAGTGTCAATAATGCATggaattatttaaccctttcccactcagaagcaaagtggaaatggtttctgcaaccagcacaaaaccagaacattCTGTGAGTAACTCATCTCATGGTGTACATTTGTAgtagattattttaaaattg contains the following coding sequences:
- the LOC127877785 gene encoding LOW QUALITY PROTEIN: rho GTPase-activating protein 15-like (The sequence of the model RefSeq protein was modified relative to this genomic sequence to represent the inferred CDS: substituted 1 base at 1 genomic stop codon); the encoded protein is MSYNKGGTPDSPDTPISDSGTLERKGKIKKSLESWISKRSDKKTLENKGIYKENMFGGEIKQICAKEKSKVPTFVTKCVEAIEKRGLXHEGIYRIAGSMSQIQKLRCTVDQGEQYNLDDQMWDVHVLCGTLKLFFRELKDPLFTYALFDKFLKGFLSEKAAERFKQIKSVMDELPRHNYDTIKALFKHFCNVMDLQKENKMAAHQLAIVFGPTLIWPDPQTTSMQLATSLVYQSQIVEFVLLEYKNIFR